A stretch of DNA from Triticum dicoccoides isolate Atlit2015 ecotype Zavitan chromosome 2A, WEW_v2.0, whole genome shotgun sequence:
taagcactacaacaatatgaccgaggtggaatatggtggcagggggcaccgcacacggctaaggaacgatcacgaggatcaacttgtgtcttctagggtgccccctgccttcgtatataaaggatccaagggggggtggtgcgccggcctagaggagggcgcaggaggagtcctactcctaccgggagtaggactcccctccccgttccttgtccaactaggagaggtggagggagaataggaaagggggggcgctgcccctccctccttgtccaattcggactagggggagagggggcgtgcggcctgccctggcagccccttcctcttctccacattaggcccataaggcccattaacccccccggggggttccggtaacccctccggcactccggttttatccgaaacttctccggaacccttccggtgtccgaatatagtcatccaatatatcaatctttatgtctcgaccattctgagactcctcgtcatgtccgtgatcacatccgggactccgaactaacttcggtacatcaaaatgcataaactcataataactgtcatcgtaactttaagcgtgcggaccctacggttcgagaacaatgtagacatgaccgagacacgtctccggtcaataaccaatagcgggacctggatgcccatattggctcctacatattctacgaagatctttatcggccagaccgcataacaacatacgttgttccctttgtcatcggtatgttacttgcccgagattcgatcatcggtatccaatacctagttcaatctcgttaccggcaagtctctttactcgttccgtaatacatcatcccgcaactaactcattagttgcaatgcttgcaaggcttaagtgatgtgcattaccgagagggcccagagatacctctccgacaatcggagtgacaaatcctaatctcgaaatacgccaacccaacatgtacctttggagacacctgtagagctcctttataatcacccagttacgttgtgacgtttggtagcacacaaagtgttcctccggcaaacgggagttgcataatctcatagtcatatgaacatgtataagtcatgaagaaagcaatagcaacatactaaacgatcgggtgctaagctaatggaatgggtcatgtcaatcacatcattctcctaatgatgtgatcccattaatcaaataacaactctttgtccatggttaggaaacataaccatctttgattaacgagctagtcaagtagaggcatactagtgacactctgtttgtctatgtattcacacatgtattatgttttcggttaatacaattctagcatgaataataaacatttatcatgaaataaggaaataaataataactttattattgcctctagggcatatttccttcagtcaagtcaacctaagtgtttgcatgtgtaaatctgtcttacacccattgtatgtgaacgttggaatctatcacacccgatcatcacgtggtgcttcgaaacaacgaactgtcgcaagggtgcacagttagggggaacactttcttgaaattattatgagggatcatcttatttactaccgtcgttctaagtaaacaagatgcaaaaacatgataaacatcacatgcaatcaaataataatagtgacatgatatggccaatatcacatagctcctttgatctccatcttggggctccatgatcatcttgtgaccggcatgacaccatgatttccatcatcatgatctccatcatcgtgtctccatgaagttgctcgccaactattacttctactactatggctaacacgtttagcaataaagtaagtaatttacatggcgtttctcaatacacacaggtcatacaaaaaaataaagacaactcctatggctcctgccggttgtcatattcatcgacatgcaagtcgtgattcctattacaatagcatgaacatctcatacatcacatatatatcattcatcacaactttggccatatcatatcacaaaacacttgctgcaaaaacaagttagacgtcctctaattgttgttgcaagttttacgtggctgcaatagggttctagcaagaacgttttcttacctacgtgaaatccacaacgtgatttgtcaacttctatttacccttcataaggacccttttcatcgaatccgctccaactaaagtgggagagacagacacccgccggccaccttatgcaactagtgcatgtcagtcggtggaaccggtctcacgtaagcatacgtgtaaggttggtccgggccgcttcatcccacaatactgctgaagcaaaataagactagtagcggcaagaaagttgacaacatctacgcccacaacaaattgtgttctactcgtgcaaagagaactacgcatagacctagctctgataccactgttggggaacgttgcagaaaataaaaattttcctactgtttcaccaagatccatctatgagttcatctagcaacgagtattcagattgcatctacatacctttgtagatcacgagcggaagcgtttaagagaacggggatgagggagtcgtactcgacgtgatccaaatcaacggagatcctagcgccgaacggacggcacctccgcgttcaaccacacgtacggtcagcgtgacgtctcctccttcttgatccagcaagggggaaggagaggttgaggaagatggctccagcagcagcacgatggcgtggtggtggtggagcagcagtactcggcaaggcttcgccaagctcgtgacggaggaggagaggtgttggggaggggaggggttgcgccttggatgtgtctagcagccctcccctcgcccctctatttataggggaagggagaaggggggccggcccctctagatgagatctagagggggggcggcggccaaggggagggggcttgccccccaagcaaggggggcgccccctcagggtttcccccaaccctaggcgcatgggccctaggggggagtggtgccccagcccactttgggctggatcccttcctcatatagcccataaggccctctgggagaggtggcccctcccggtggacccccggaacccctccggtggccccggtacaataccgatatgcccccgaacctttccagtgaccgtatgacaacttcccatatacaaatctttacctccggaccattccgaaacttctCGTGATgttcggaatctcatccgggactccgaacaactttcgggttactgcatatacatatctctacaaccctagcgtcactgaaccttaagtgtgtagaccctacgggttcgggagacatgtagacatgaccgagacggctctccggtcaataacaaacagcgggatctggatacctatgttggctcccacatgctcctcgatgatctcatcggatgaaccatgatgtcgaggattcaggcaaccccgtatacaattccctttgtcaatcggtacgttacttgcccgagattcgatcgtcggtatcccaatacctcgttcaatctcattaccggcaagtcactttatgcatgatcccgtgaccagacacttggtcactttgagctcattatgatgatgcattaccgagtgggcccagagatacctctccgtcatacggagtgacaaatcccagtcttgatccgtgtcaacccaatagacactttcagagatacccgtagtatacctttatagtcacccagttacgttgtgacgtttggtacacccaaagcactcctacggtatccgggagttacacgatctcatggtctaaggaaaagatacttgacattggaaaaactctagcaaacgaactatacgatcttgtgctatgtttaggattgggtcttgtccatcacatcattctcctaatgatgtgatctcgttatcaatgacatccaatgtccatagtcaggaaaccatgactatctgttgatcaacgagttagtcaactagaggcttactagggacatgttggtgtctatgtattcacacatgtattacgatttccggataacacaattatagcatgaataaaagacaattatcatgaacaaggaaatataataataatccttttattattgcctctagggaatatttccaacaatctcccacttgcactagagtcaataatctagttacattatgatgaaccgaacacccatggaattctggtgttgatcatgttttgctctagtgagaggtttagtcaacggatctgctaaattcaggtccgtatgtactttacaaatatctatgtctccatcttgaacattttcacgaatggagttgaagcgatgcttgatgtgcctggtcttcttgtgaaacctgggctccttggcaagtgcaatagctccagtgttgtcacagaagagtttgatcggccccgacgcattgggtatgactcctaggtcggtgatgaactccttcacccaaattgcttcatgcgctgcctccgaggccgccatgtactccgcttcacatgtagatcccgccacgacgctNNNNNNNNNNNNNNNNNNNNNNNNNNNNNNNNNNNNNNNNNNNNNNNNNNNNNNNNNNNNNNNNNNNNNNNNNNNNNNNNNNNNNNNNNNNNNNNNNNNNNNNNNNNNNNNNNNNNNNNNNNNNNNNNNNNNNNNNNNNNNNNNNNNNNNNNNNNNNNNNNNNNNNNNNNNNNNNNNNNNNNNNNNNNNNNNNNNNNNNNNNNNNNNNNNNNNNNNNNNNNNNNNNNNNNNNNNNNNNNNNNNNNNNNNNNNNNNNNNNNNNNNNNNNNNNNNNNNNNNNNNNNNNTCCTCCCCGAGCGGTGACGCATGTGGGCGGCGCCATCTTTCTCGAAGGGCATCGGGAGTCCCCCTCCATCGATTTCCTCTGTATACCGGGAGAAATCCTAGGATTCATCCGGGCAGCAGTGTCATCGTCGTCGCGGTTCTTCTTGAAAGTGTTGCTTGGTACACGGCAATTCGGGGGCATAGTAGTGCGGTGGAATTCTCCGGAGTGCGCAGCAGTTGCGCAATACTACAACTTTCGTTGATCCGGTGCTTTTGGCATTTTTTTTCTCTCttgtttttctcttattttttctttTGGGCACGATTGTACTGTTTGCCGCAGCGTTGAACTTTTGGTGTATCGGGTGGTTGCTATATTAATATAGCGGGGCAAAAGCCTATTTCAAGAGTTCTCTGTTTGAACGGATGAATCCCTTTTTTTGCGAGAtggttgaatcccttttatgtgacCCATGAAACTAAGTTCAATTTCGTATTTCTGTCAAAAGTATATTTCATAATGTGTTGAACCGTCCGTTGTTTATGCATCGAAAATATGGGCATGGACATGCTTTTcactcgccgccatgggtctgaacAGACATTGGTGCTCATGAGCACGTCGGGGAACAGCTGATGTCTGCAACTTCTGATAAGACCAAAGCACACTGTTTCTTTATCTTCAAATTTATTCGCTCGCTCTGTTCCTTGGCAATTTTCTTGTAACCCGACACGATTCTCGCCGTCCTCCTCAGCTCGCCGGCACGTTGAGCGGCTTCGCCACGGAGAACCCGCCGTCCACCATGAGGTTATGCCCGGTGATGCACCTGGCGTCGTCGGACGCCAGGAACACCGCCGCCCTCGCGATGTCCTCCGCGCCCAGCACCACGCCGCCGCCCATCTCGTTGAAGTCCTCCTCGAAGACCCGCCTGAgcacctcctcctcgtcttcgccggCGCCCCCCGGCGGAAGCCCCAGCATCTCCCTCACGGCGCGCGCGCCCATGGGCGTGGCGATGGCGTACGGCGAGATGGCGTTGACCCTCACCCCGCGCGCCGCCAGCTCCGCGGCCGCGGACCGCACCATGCCGACGACGGCCGTCTTGGAGACGCTGTACGCGTGGGGGGCCGACCCGGCCAGCGCGCCGGACGTGCTGGACGTGCAGAGGATGCAGCCCTGGCCGCGCGGGGCCATGGCGCGCGCCGCGTGCTTGATGCCGGCGGCCACGCCGCGGAGGTTGACGGCCAAGACGCGGTCGAAGTCGGCCATGTCCATCGACTCGATCGGGGCGGCCACGTAGCGGCCGCCCAAGGTCCCGGCGTTGTTGAACATGACGTCGAGCCGACCGTGCCGCGCGACGGCGAGGTCGACGGCGGCCGCCACCTGCGCCTCGTCGGTCACGTCGCAGCGGGTGTAGCAGGCAGTGTCCGGGCCGCCGATCTCGGCCGCCGCGGCGCGGCCCAGGTCGTCCTGGACGTCGGCGAGGACGACCCTGGCGCCGCTCCGGACGAACTCCGCCGCGGTCACCCTGCCGATGCCGCTCGCCGCGCCGGTGATGACGGCCACCTTCCCGGCCAGCCTCCGGGAGTCGGACGACGACCCAGAGAGGAAGCGAGACGAGCTTCCCGCCCTTCCTCCCGCTCCGCTCCTCGCCGCGCTGTACTCTCAGGAAAACAGAAGAGGTGAGCGACGCAGCTTCAGAACATCAACATGGCGGGTTCGCCATTCTTGATGGCATCGTGTGCGTACCTAAGGACGGCGCGCATTGCTCGGAACATCATCTTCGCTCGACACCAGCAGGCCCAAACCCAAATGTAACCAAGGCTGGGAATATCTTTATAGTACTATGACAATCTGCACTACGGAATTTTGCTGAGGGGACAATGCGTGGCTTCTGTGTGTTGAGCGATCGACATCGAGCAGGACGTACTCGGTGGGGATGGATGATGGACGAGTCGCTGCCATGAACGAGGCGATGAAGGAATCAGAGCGCGCGCGCGCGCGTTTCACACGAGTGGTCTAAGAAAAATCGTGCTTAGCCTTTGGAGACGTATCTATCTGACTACAGTATTTTGTTGTTTGATGGAGTACGACATAGGCACACTGGTGGTTGAGGTTTTGGCTGGGGACTCGTGTGCTAGCCTAGAATGGTCGTGACGATCCACCAAACTTGTTGTTAGACTcacctgtttttatttctgaactTATATCAAAATGATGTAAAGATTGTTTGATTTTAATAAAGCTAGCCGTAATGGCCTTTCTAGTATCAAAAATTAAAGGTAGACTAGTGATTGAGGTTTTGGCTGGGTACTCAGCAAAAATGCGCACCACGGTCCCTCCTCCGCGCATGATTTGGTCCGAACGGACGCGTGGCGCCCCggatttttctttctttcatttttttgtttctttttactcCGAGATTGCTCACGAATCTAAAATTCTAAAAAGAATGATCGCGATTTTGCAAAAAAAGTTATAATTTTCAAAATTGGTCATGGGTTTGGAAGATGTTTCGATGCCACCACCGCCCTCTGGATTCCAAGGTCTTCTGTAAGTGAAAAAGGCTCCATGCATGCATGCGTCTCGAGCAGGGTTTTGGCTGGGTACTCAGCGAATGTGCACCCCCTCCCTCCGCGCTTGATTTGGTCCGGCTCATGCGCAGGCCCGTGGCGCCCCTGATTTTTCTTTCTTTCGTTTGTTTCTTACTCTAAGCCTGTTCACAAATCTAAACTTTGAAAAAATCAGTATTTTGCAAACAGTTATTAATTTCaacaaaaatcatgaatttgaaaactgttcatgtattcaaaaaatgttcacgtacTTTAAAAAATGGTCAGGATTTCTTAAATATTCAAGAAACCGAATAATGTTCATGAATAAATTTGTAAAAAAATACGAAATCAAAAAATTGTCTTGAATTTAGAAAAATCATGAATTTGGATGcgttcatgtattaaaaaaatatcacaaatttaaaaaatgttcgggatttcttAAATGTTCAAGAATACGAATGATGTTCACGAATTCATCACGAATTTGTAAAACAatcacaaaattcaaaaaaatgttcccaaattgctgaaaaagttcatcaatttaaaaAATGCTCGccgattcaaaaatgttcatgtgttTCGAAAAATGTTAATCCAAACAAAAGTGTGTTCGTGAATTTCAAGAAAACtacaaatttcaaataatgtttAATATTTCAAAAACTATTTGTGTattctaaaaatgttcatgatttcaaaatatgttcacgaATTCAAAGATGTCTGCAAAATGGAAAAATAAaaatcaaaaggaaaaaataattatcttttgtgaatttgaaaaatgttcacaatttcttTAACAGAATCATGAATTTGAAATTTTCCTTAATGATTTTTAAATGTGTACGAATTTAAAATATGGTCATAAAATGAAAAATGGTAAAGGAAAACTAAAGGAAAAATGATCgctgaatttgaaaaatattcaggaATTCAAAAGTTGTTcacaaaatgaaaaaataaaaataaaggaaaaatgATACAAATTTGATAAAtgttcagaaattcaaaaaatattcatgatttcagaAAATGTCCATGAATTTGGAAGGTGTTCCCAgaatgaaaaagggaaaaggaataaaagaaagaaaatgaacaataaagagaaaataaaaaagaaagattgaaaaagaaaaagaaaaaacaaaaattgaaattgaaaagaaaagaaaaacataaGACAAAAGAATAagacaaaagaaagaaaaactagtcAGGGAAGGTTCTAGAATCTTCCCAAAACCAATGGGGAAAAACCTCTATGGACCGGCCATACAGAGAACATGCGCATGGGAGGGATACACATCAGGTCGCTATTTGGCGACCTACGCGCCAAATATGACTGGTTGGTGTATCGGGATTCCAATTCGGACATGTAAACTCATTAATTtgttgcaaatatgccctagagacaatattaaatgttattatttattttcatGCTCGTAATTAATGTTTATTTTATATGTTATAACTGTAATGGTTATCGAGTCTATAATAACCACGAGGCTATGAGGAAAACTTGTGTGCACGTGTGAAATAATAACCAGTAAAATAGATTCttagtcttgcctctaagactagttcaagtgttgcatgatggtttcaTTTTCCTGATCatcggcatgccaaatgtcggcggCTCGAGATGAGGGTGACATGGGGATGGCTGCTGGGCGATGGAACCGGCGGGCTGACAGTCGACTGGGCGACAGTGCGAGGGGAGGGGGGCGAGTAAGAGAGAAGAGAGCACAAATGGAAGGGGAGAGGGCGGTGGTTGCTCTCTCGCACAGAAATAGGAAGAGAGCAATCTGATTGAGGAGAGACCCTATGGACTATATGCCTCTATACCTCATGGCAAAATGCCCTCAGTGCCCTCGGTGAGCCGTCAAAACCATATGCGGGGCCACTGAGTTTTCATCGTGGAAGCCCAACACCGGGAGCCTCCCTAGCCACGACAGCTGCCCACGAACGCCTGGCCCAAATAGTCAGTGAGAGACGACCCCCAAGtggaaaaacaaacaaacaaattgtTCATTCCTCCGATCCTGGATTTAATCCGACGGTTGAGCTCATCTCAGGGGCAGATCCAATGATCAGAATCACATCAAGTCGTATATCCAACGGGCGAGAAGCTCAAATCACCGTGGTGGCTTAGGTTCTTGCATGACTTATGGGATATAAGGATGTCCCCAACGCTGACCCTCAAATCGCCCACATACACCCTGACCGCGAGATCCAAATGTGTTGTGCTATCCAACGCGGTCATGTATCGACCCGCCGAGCGGTCCGGGCGCACTTTCTCCCACAAAGTGGAAGCAAAGTTGGGGGAGTGGGAGGGCTTTGTGGGAGTCCGTTCAGTAGTCACGTAGGACTCTGAGACCCCTGACCCACTAAATCCCCATTCACGGTCCCATTTTCTGCCAATATGCCCCTTCTCTCCCCTTACTTTACATATGCACCCTCCTCCGCGGTCGCGGCCACTGTCCCTCTCCGACCAGCACCGACACACCCGCTCACCTTTTTCGACGGCGTCCACCTAGGACCCGTTCGTAGGCAGGTACACTCCACCCCCTGTCAACGTCGTCCATGGCAGACACCACGCCTGGTAGGTGTTCGGTCAAATGTCATTGAGCTTATTTTTGAACGCCATATTGTTTTTTAAAGTACAAAGGATGGCGGGGTACTCGACCATgaaggatgagttgttgtgcgatgtGTGG
This window harbors:
- the LOC119353416 gene encoding momilactone A synthase-like, translated to MMFRAMRAVLSAARSGAGGRAGSSSRFLSGSSSDSRRLAGKVAVITGAASGIGRVTAAEFVRSGARVVLADVQDDLGRAAAAEIGGPDTACYTRCDVTDEAQVAAAVDLAVARHGRLDVMFNNAGTLGGRYVAAPIESMDMADFDRVLAVNLRGVAAGIKHAARAMAPRGQGCILCTSSTSGALAGSAPHAYSVSKTAVVGMVRSAAAELAARGVRVNAISPYAIATPMGARAVREMLGLPPGGAGEDEEEVLRRVFEEDFNEMGGGVVLGAEDIARAAVFLASDDARCITGHNLMVDGGFSVAKPLNVPAS